From Granulicella sp. WH15, the proteins below share one genomic window:
- a CDS encoding glycoside hydrolase family 3 C-terminal domain-containing protein, producing the protein MSFARRITSVLALSALAALPLLGQQSKPDAYLDPTLPLPQRVDDLVHRMTLAEKVAQMQNEAPAIPRLHVAEYDWWNEGLHGVARSGYATVFPQAIGLAATWDAPLIERIADTISTEARAKYNEAQRHDNHAIFYGLTLWSPNINIDRDPRWGRGQETYGEDPFLTGQIGSAFVRGLQGNDPNYFKVIATAKHFAVHSGPESSRHTFDAVVSPHDLEDTYLPAFRSLVVDAHADSVMCAYNSIDGSPACASKLLLQKTLKQNWHFNGYIVSDCAAITDVAVGHKFSPDMAHAAAVSVQTGTDLSCGKEYAALIDAVHQNLITEAEIDQAVKRLFTARFQLGMFDPPAKVAYNAIPFSENDSPAHGALSLEAARKSIVLLKNAANTLPLAGSIHTLAVVGPNAVAIPALEGNYNAVASHPVTPLAALEQRLPGHVLYAQGSPYVEGVPIPVPPTAFSHLKAEFFNGSALTGTPAATRTDRNIDFDWNSAAPMPGVSDTAFSVRWTGDLAAPTPGTFTYAFAFSHCSTCEDAESIHVWLDGKQVYEYIHARKHGRRAPTTPFQLTFTDTKPHPIRIEYTHDAPHFGAGLTFNWQPPVAALREQAVAAAAKSDAIVAFLGLSPEVEGEEMPLKVAGFAGGDRTTIELPAAQQQLVSALAATGKPLVIVLMNGGALALESAAEKASAILEAWYPGQAGGTAIAETLFGQNNPSGRLPVTFYASTAQLPAFDNYAMDQRTYRYFTGAPLCPFGFGLSYTSFAYSAAKLSTKTLAAGQPLSLTAEVKNTGSREGDETVEFYLIPKHIAGAPLRTLVAFERVHLKPGESKPVHATISPRSLSLVATDGIRSIQSGDYDLYVGSGQPSPSTTGLTLPFKIEGTAPIAP; encoded by the coding sequence ATGTCGTTCGCACGTCGCATCACCTCGGTTCTCGCGCTCTCGGCCCTAGCGGCCCTGCCTCTCCTCGGCCAGCAATCCAAGCCCGACGCCTACCTCGACCCCACCCTGCCCCTGCCGCAGCGCGTAGACGACCTCGTCCACCGCATGACCCTCGCCGAGAAGGTCGCGCAGATGCAGAACGAGGCTCCTGCCATCCCGCGCCTCCACGTCGCCGAGTACGACTGGTGGAACGAGGGCCTGCACGGCGTAGCCCGCTCCGGCTACGCGACGGTCTTCCCGCAAGCCATCGGTCTCGCAGCCACCTGGGACGCCCCCCTCATCGAGCGCATCGCCGACACCATCTCCACCGAGGCCCGCGCCAAGTACAACGAGGCCCAGCGCCACGACAACCACGCCATCTTCTACGGCCTCACCCTCTGGTCGCCCAACATCAACATCGACCGCGACCCGCGCTGGGGACGCGGCCAGGAGACCTACGGCGAAGATCCCTTCCTCACCGGCCAGATCGGCTCCGCCTTTGTCCGCGGCCTCCAAGGCAACGACCCCAACTACTTCAAGGTCATCGCCACGGCCAAGCACTTCGCCGTCCACAGCGGCCCCGAGTCCTCGCGCCACACCTTCGACGCCGTCGTCTCCCCGCACGACCTCGAAGACACCTACCTGCCCGCCTTCCGCTCGCTCGTAGTCGACGCCCACGCCGACAGCGTCATGTGCGCATACAACTCCATCGACGGCTCGCCCGCCTGCGCCAGCAAGCTGCTGCTCCAGAAGACCCTCAAGCAGAACTGGCACTTCAACGGCTACATCGTCTCCGACTGCGCCGCCATCACCGACGTCGCCGTCGGCCACAAGTTCTCGCCCGACATGGCCCACGCCGCCGCCGTCTCGGTCCAGACCGGCACCGACCTGAGCTGCGGCAAGGAGTACGCGGCCCTCATCGACGCCGTCCACCAGAACCTCATCACGGAGGCCGAGATCGACCAGGCGGTCAAGCGCCTCTTCACCGCGCGCTTTCAGCTCGGCATGTTCGACCCACCGGCGAAGGTCGCCTACAACGCCATCCCGTTCTCCGAGAACGACTCGCCCGCCCACGGAGCACTCTCGCTCGAGGCCGCGCGCAAGTCCATCGTCCTCCTCAAGAACGCGGCCAACACTCTGCCGCTGGCGGGTTCCATCCATACCCTCGCGGTCGTCGGCCCCAACGCCGTCGCCATCCCCGCGCTTGAGGGCAACTACAACGCCGTCGCCTCCCACCCGGTCACGCCGCTGGCCGCGCTCGAGCAGCGCCTCCCCGGCCACGTCCTCTACGCGCAGGGCTCGCCCTACGTCGAAGGCGTCCCCATCCCCGTTCCTCCCACTGCCTTCTCGCACCTGAAGGCCGAGTTCTTCAACGGCTCCGCCCTCACCGGCACGCCCGCCGCTACCCGCACCGACCGCAACATCGACTTCGACTGGAACTCCGCCGCGCCCATGCCCGGCGTCTCGGACACGGCCTTCTCCGTCCGCTGGACCGGCGACCTGGCCGCTCCCACTCCGGGCACCTTCACCTACGCCTTCGCCTTCTCGCACTGCAGCACCTGCGAGGACGCCGAGAGCATCCACGTCTGGCTCGACGGCAAGCAGGTCTACGAGTACATCCACGCCCGCAAGCATGGCCGCCGCGCCCCCACCACGCCCTTCCAGCTCACCTTTACGGACACCAAGCCCCACCCCATCCGCATCGAGTACACCCACGACGCCCCCCACTTCGGCGCGGGCCTCACCTTCAACTGGCAGCCTCCCGTTGCCGCCCTGCGCGAGCAGGCCGTGGCCGCAGCCGCCAAGTCCGATGCCATCGTAGCCTTCCTCGGCCTCAGCCCCGAGGTCGAAGGCGAGGAGATGCCGCTCAAGGTAGCAGGCTTCGCGGGCGGCGACCGCACCACCATCGAGTTGCCCGCCGCCCAGCAGCAACTGGTCAGCGCGCTAGCCGCCACGGGCAAGCCGCTGGTCATAGTCCTAATGAACGGCGGAGCCCTGGCCCTCGAATCCGCCGCCGAGAAGGCTTCGGCGATCCTCGAAGCCTGGTATCCCGGCCAGGCTGGCGGCACGGCCATCGCCGAGACGCTCTTCGGCCAGAACAACCCGTCGGGCCGCCTGCCGGTCACCTTCTACGCCAGCACCGCGCAGCTCCCCGCGTTCGACAACTACGCGATGGACCAGCGCACCTACCGTTACTTCACCGGCGCGCCACTCTGCCCCTTCGGCTTCGGCCTCAGCTACACCAGCTTCGCCTATAGCGCAGCGAAGCTCTCCACCAAGACCCTCGCTGCGGGCCAGCCCCTCAGCCTCACCGCCGAGGTCAAAAACACCGGCTCTCGCGAAGGCGATGAGACGGTGGAGTTCTACCTCATCCCCAAACACATCGCCGGAGCACCCCTCCGCACCCTGGTCGCCTTCGAGAGGGTCCACCTCAAGCCCGGCGAGTCCAAGCCGGTCCACGCCACCATCTCCCCTCGCAGCCTGAGCCTCGTAGCCACTGATGGTATCCGTTCGATCCAGTCCGGAGACTACGACCTCTACGTCGGCTCCGGCCAGCCCAGCCCATCCACGACGGGCCTAACCCTGCCATTCAAGATCGAAGGCACCGCCCCCATCGCCCCATAA
- a CDS encoding diguanylate cyclase, with the protein MKILVADDDPISRRMMARILEQSGYQVTTAANGREAVSELAKPDGPRLALVDWMMPELDGLGVCREVRNLHEESYIYIVLLTSKESSEDVVQGLEAGADDYLTKPCDPAELKARLHTGRRILELENKLVEARENMRFKATHDALTSLWDRGAIMSLLQSELSRSRRDGLPVSVILCDVDYFKFINDTHGHQAGDSVLEEISRRMLSSVRAHDSVGRYGGEEFLIVLGGIDRDHLQLRAEQLRNAIRSTPCETVTGPLLVSLSAGATTIESWQQPVSVEQVLKLVDQALYRAKEQGRNRIIYADSPAPEIVAAAEAAKP; encoded by the coding sequence GTGAAGATCCTTGTAGCAGATGACGATCCGATATCTCGCCGCATGATGGCTCGCATCCTTGAGCAGAGCGGCTATCAGGTAACCACAGCCGCCAACGGACGCGAGGCCGTCAGCGAGCTGGCCAAACCGGACGGCCCCCGCTTGGCGCTGGTCGACTGGATGATGCCCGAGCTGGACGGCCTGGGCGTCTGTCGAGAGGTCCGCAACCTCCACGAAGAGTCCTATATCTATATAGTGTTGCTCACCTCCAAGGAGTCGAGCGAAGACGTGGTGCAGGGCCTTGAGGCAGGCGCGGACGACTACCTGACCAAGCCCTGCGATCCCGCCGAGCTGAAGGCCCGGCTGCACACCGGACGACGCATCCTGGAGCTGGAAAACAAGCTGGTCGAAGCGCGCGAGAATATGCGTTTCAAGGCTACGCACGACGCCCTCACCTCGTTGTGGGATCGCGGAGCCATCATGTCGCTTCTGCAGAGCGAGCTAAGCCGCTCCCGTCGAGACGGCCTGCCGGTTTCGGTGATCCTCTGCGACGTCGATTACTTCAAGTTTATCAATGACACCCACGGCCACCAGGCGGGCGACTCGGTTCTCGAAGAGATCTCCCGCCGCATGCTGTCGTCGGTGCGGGCGCACGACTCGGTCGGCCGTTACGGCGGGGAGGAGTTTCTCATCGTCCTCGGCGGCATCGACCGGGATCACCTCCAGCTCCGCGCCGAGCAGCTACGGAACGCGATCCGCTCCACTCCCTGCGAGACCGTCACCGGCCCACTTCTTGTCTCGCTCAGTGCCGGAGCTACCACCATCGAATCTTGGCAGCAGCCGGTTTCGGTCGAGCAGGTATTGAAGCTGGTCGACCAGGCTCTCTATAGGGCTAAGGAGCAGGGGAGAAATCGCATCATCTATGCAGACTCGCCAGCACCGGAGATAGTAGCTGCGGCGGAAGCTGCAAAACCTTAG
- a CDS encoding carboxypeptidase regulatory-like domain-containing protein — MNTAFRLIRGIALACALYLCLPSAAFAQGLGTINGTVVDSTGASVPGATVVLTEIKTGQTTTVQSHDDGLFVFPSVPPSNYKLDVSSKGFQNYDQTGILLQADQSLTINVPLQIGSETQTVTVEANAAQINVTSGGVSQVIGEQQVIELPLNGRNAASLTTLVAGVVTAPNAGADQGATKTFPSAVTISANGTRVGQTNYLLDGGNNVDEYTNVNAPFPMPDAVQEFSVATSNYNAEYGQNAGGVVNIITKSGGNKFHGDLFEFVRNRAFNAANYFSYVNGVKTVDPLKRNQFGGTVGGPVEIPGLFKNKHTFFFVGYQKTIAHTSSVSATADTLPTADQLAGNFNFTSAAAPGTTAFNSACIANPSLATTPANAAQCYPYTANGGNSYTAHIPTTAFNKSSLALLKYLPTPDANGSFTFVKPNFTSLGEVTARVDQDLTSKDRLTARYFSDGYSLQGVLNLQNLLTYADSANIHYYNALLSETHTFSDHILNNLIVSYQLEQAGRGPLPGSINVNDLGVNIWQPDFKQINQILVGTTSATFFNIGDNPQGTFNRANYTLGDDVHIQAGSHNIAVGFHGEQSKVDVNNLYQQPGLFTFNATVTNDAIASFLTGYVQQFSQASGQFLNLRGHFFGFYGQDAWKIGRRFTLTYGVRYEPFLPWHEKEGRMGSFFPDAYASNTHSTVFPLAPAGLKFAGDPGFNPNGVPNIYTHFMPRIGFAWDVFGDGKTSLHGGGGSFYDSRMSSVFYNIYSNTSPFITNFNVSSVLGSTTAGNTVINFSDPYGSTGSANPFPAAQPPLNTSPIPTQAFLTYDPFRPFATPITYSYNLTLEQQITNNLLTRIAYVGSHSSHQWVPVDINPTLNADAVPVNDPRYNRRLYNPTGCSATNSCYTQSITEANMGGNASYNSLQFSAEQRMRSGLTILANYTWSKAIDSTAYNQSSTAIASSSSYVFPIYEPNFKRLDHGPSDFDHTHVASISFVYEVPKVLKDAPGAVRYIVNGWQASGLFQTRSGDPLTILAASSNIDGSSQNRDRAVLIPGVNPYGGTACGTTAHCKNGLNPAAFANPTANPAAPGNSYGNIAKGSFRGPRYTDVDMALTRNFAVTSRAALQVRAEYFNLFNHTNFGDPNTTLGGPFGRITGTTPQNGASANDPRIAQFSAKLVF; from the coding sequence ATGAACACCGCCTTCCGGCTCATCCGAGGCATCGCCCTCGCCTGTGCCCTTTACCTTTGCCTGCCCAGCGCAGCCTTCGCCCAGGGCTTGGGAACTATTAACGGTACGGTCGTCGACTCCACCGGTGCCTCGGTACCCGGCGCTACCGTAGTCCTCACCGAGATCAAGACCGGCCAGACCACCACCGTCCAGAGCCACGACGACGGTCTCTTCGTCTTCCCATCCGTTCCCCCGTCGAACTACAAGCTGGACGTCTCCTCCAAGGGATTCCAGAACTACGACCAGACCGGCATCCTCCTGCAGGCCGACCAGAGCCTGACCATCAACGTTCCCCTGCAGATCGGCTCCGAGACCCAGACCGTCACGGTCGAGGCCAACGCGGCTCAGATCAACGTCACCTCAGGCGGTGTCTCACAGGTCATCGGCGAGCAGCAGGTCATCGAGCTGCCCCTCAACGGCCGTAACGCGGCCAGCCTCACCACGCTGGTAGCCGGTGTCGTCACCGCTCCCAACGCCGGCGCCGACCAGGGCGCCACCAAGACCTTCCCCTCAGCCGTCACCATTTCGGCCAACGGCACCCGCGTCGGTCAGACTAACTACCTGCTCGACGGTGGCAACAACGTCGACGAGTACACCAACGTCAACGCGCCCTTCCCGATGCCCGATGCGGTCCAGGAGTTCAGTGTCGCCACCAGCAACTACAACGCCGAGTACGGCCAGAACGCCGGCGGTGTCGTCAACATCATCACCAAGAGCGGCGGTAACAAGTTCCACGGAGACCTCTTCGAGTTCGTCCGCAACCGTGCCTTCAACGCGGCCAACTACTTCAGCTACGTCAACGGCGTAAAGACCGTCGATCCCCTGAAGCGCAACCAGTTCGGCGGCACCGTCGGCGGCCCGGTCGAGATCCCCGGCCTCTTCAAGAACAAGCACACCTTCTTCTTCGTCGGCTACCAGAAGACCATCGCGCACACCTCTTCGGTCAGCGCTACTGCTGACACGCTGCCCACCGCCGACCAGCTCGCGGGCAACTTCAACTTCACCAGCGCGGCCGCTCCCGGCACCACAGCCTTCAACAGTGCCTGTATTGCGAACCCCTCCCTCGCCACCACTCCGGCGAATGCGGCGCAGTGCTACCCCTACACGGCCAATGGCGGCAACTCGTACACCGCTCACATCCCCACCACCGCCTTCAACAAGTCCTCTCTGGCATTGCTGAAGTACCTGCCCACCCCGGATGCGAATGGGTCCTTTACCTTCGTGAAGCCCAACTTCACCTCGCTCGGTGAGGTTACCGCCCGCGTCGACCAGGATCTGACCTCGAAGGACCGGTTGACCGCCCGCTACTTCTCCGATGGCTACAGCCTTCAGGGTGTGCTCAATCTCCAGAACCTGCTCACCTATGCAGACTCGGCCAACATCCACTACTACAATGCGTTGCTCTCCGAGACCCATACTTTCTCGGACCACATCCTCAACAACCTGATCGTCAGCTACCAGCTCGAGCAGGCTGGCCGCGGACCGCTCCCCGGATCGATCAATGTTAACGATCTCGGCGTCAACATCTGGCAGCCTGACTTCAAACAGATCAACCAGATCCTGGTTGGAACCACCAGCGCCACCTTCTTCAACATCGGCGATAACCCGCAGGGAACCTTTAACCGCGCCAACTACACCCTCGGAGACGACGTTCACATCCAGGCCGGCAGCCACAACATCGCCGTCGGCTTCCACGGTGAGCAGTCCAAGGTAGACGTCAACAATCTCTACCAGCAGCCTGGTCTCTTCACCTTCAACGCCACCGTTACCAACGACGCGATAGCCAGTTTCCTCACCGGTTATGTGCAGCAGTTCAGCCAGGCATCGGGCCAGTTCCTCAACCTGCGTGGCCACTTCTTCGGCTTCTACGGTCAGGACGCCTGGAAGATCGGCCGTCGCTTCACCCTCACCTACGGAGTTCGCTACGAGCCCTTCCTGCCCTGGCATGAGAAGGAAGGCCGCATGGGCAGCTTCTTCCCCGATGCCTACGCCTCCAACACCCACTCGACGGTCTTTCCGCTCGCGCCTGCCGGTCTCAAATTCGCTGGCGACCCCGGTTTCAACCCCAATGGCGTGCCGAACATCTACACCCACTTCATGCCGCGCATCGGTTTTGCATGGGATGTTTTTGGCGACGGCAAGACCAGCCTTCACGGCGGCGGCGGCTCCTTCTACGACTCCCGTATGAGCAGCGTGTTCTATAACATCTACTCCAACACCTCGCCGTTCATCACCAACTTCAACGTCAGCTCGGTCCTCGGTTCCACCACGGCCGGCAATACTGTCATCAACTTCAGCGATCCTTATGGCAGCACCGGAAGCGCCAATCCGTTCCCGGCGGCACAGCCTCCGCTGAACACCTCGCCGATCCCGACGCAGGCGTTCCTCACCTACGATCCGTTCCGGCCCTTTGCTACGCCAATCACCTACTCGTACAACCTCACGCTGGAGCAGCAGATCACCAACAACCTCTTGACTCGCATTGCCTACGTCGGCTCTCATAGCAGCCACCAGTGGGTGCCAGTGGACATCAACCCGACGTTGAACGCGGATGCGGTGCCGGTTAACGATCCTCGTTACAATCGTCGCCTTTATAATCCGACCGGTTGCTCTGCTACAAACAGCTGCTATACCCAGTCCATTACCGAAGCCAACATGGGCGGTAACGCAAGCTACAATTCGCTGCAGTTCTCCGCGGAGCAGCGTATGCGCTCCGGTCTCACCATCCTGGCCAACTACACATGGTCCAAGGCAATCGACAGCACCGCCTACAACCAGTCTTCTACCGCCATTGCTTCCAGCAGCTCTTATGTCTTCCCGATCTATGAGCCCAACTTCAAGCGCCTCGATCATGGCCCGTCAGACTTCGATCACACTCACGTAGCCTCCATCTCGTTCGTGTACGAGGTTCCCAAGGTCTTGAAGGACGCTCCGGGAGCGGTTCGCTATATCGTCAACGGCTGGCAGGCTTCGGGTCTCTTCCAGACTCGCAGCGGCGATCCCCTCACAATCCTTGCTGCGTCAAGCAACATCGATGGTTCCTCGCAGAATCGTGATCGTGCAGTCCTGATCCCAGGCGTCAACCCCTATGGTGGAACGGCCTGCGGGACCACTGCTCACTGCAAGAATGGCCTCAATCCGGCTGCTTTTGCTAATCCGACGGCTAATCCGGCCGCCCCTGGGAATAGCTACGGCAACATCGCCAAGGGTTCCTTCCGCGGACCACGTTACACCGACGTGGATATGGCCCTTACCCGCAACTTTGCTGTCACGTCCCGGGCTGCTCTGCAGGTACGTGCCGAGTACTTCAACCTCTTCAACCACACCAACTTTGGCGATCCTAATACGACACTCGGCGGACCGTTCGGCCGGATTACCGGTACGACCCCGCAGAACGGAGCCAGCGCGAACGATCCCCGTATCGCGCAGTTCTCCGCCAAGCTGGTCTTCTAA
- a CDS encoding glycoside hydrolase family 28 protein yields MIRRDFLRRGSTGIAAALIPTAFEAHSLQAQAHKAATPATGNFNVRSFGAVGDGSTIDSPAINRAIEAAAAAGGGTVHFPAGTYASYTIRLKSHISLHLDAGATILAASVPNEGTTTGGYDAAGPAQPWEAYQDYGHNHWPNSLIYGDGLENVSIYGPGLIWGKGLSRGESGELPLAESPGVGNKAIALKNCRNVTLRDFSILMGGHFGVLLTAVDNVIIDGLTIDTNRDGIDIDCCRNVRVSNCAVNSPWDDAICPKSSFALGYARSTENVTISNCYVTGLYEFGTLLDGTFKRANYSQERKAVGRIKCGTESNGGFRNITITNCILEGCRGFALETVDGAYIEDITVTNLVLRGAVHAPIFLRLGTRMRGPKGVAPGVLRRVVLSNFTSIGSAAEYPSIVSGVPGVLVEDIKISDMYLSNLGGGTAEWAAMNPPELPGAYPEASMFGTLPARGFFLRHARNLELSNIEIATEKPDQRPAVWAHEVNGLDIFRLRMGRGTPAFALSNTRDFRSFGSRDAKDVMLDKTDRYTL; encoded by the coding sequence ATGATCCGCAGAGACTTCCTCCGCCGTGGCTCGACCGGCATCGCCGCCGCGCTCATTCCCACTGCCTTTGAGGCCCACTCGCTTCAGGCCCAAGCCCACAAGGCGGCCACGCCCGCCACCGGCAACTTCAACGTCCGCAGCTTCGGCGCAGTCGGCGACGGCTCCACTATCGACAGCCCCGCCATCAACCGGGCCATCGAGGCCGCAGCCGCAGCAGGAGGTGGCACCGTCCACTTCCCGGCAGGCACCTACGCCTCCTACACCATCCGGCTCAAGAGCCACATCTCCCTGCACCTCGACGCGGGCGCGACCATCCTCGCCGCCAGCGTTCCCAACGAGGGCACCACCACCGGCGGCTACGACGCAGCCGGTCCCGCCCAGCCGTGGGAGGCCTACCAGGACTACGGCCACAACCACTGGCCCAACTCCCTCATCTACGGCGACGGCCTCGAGAACGTCTCCATCTACGGCCCCGGCCTCATCTGGGGCAAGGGCCTCAGCCGCGGTGAGTCGGGCGAATTGCCCCTGGCCGAGAGCCCCGGCGTCGGCAACAAGGCCATCGCGCTCAAGAATTGCCGCAACGTCACCCTGCGCGACTTCTCCATTCTCATGGGCGGCCACTTCGGCGTCCTCCTCACCGCCGTCGATAACGTCATCATCGACGGCCTCACCATCGATACCAACCGCGACGGCATAGACATCGACTGCTGCCGCAACGTCCGCGTCTCGAACTGCGCCGTCAACTCGCCGTGGGACGACGCCATCTGCCCCAAAAGCTCCTTCGCCCTCGGCTACGCCCGCTCCACCGAGAACGTCACCATCTCCAACTGCTACGTCACCGGTCTCTACGAGTTCGGCACCCTGCTCGATGGCACCTTCAAGCGCGCCAACTACTCACAGGAGCGCAAGGCCGTCGGCCGCATCAAGTGCGGCACCGAGTCCAACGGCGGCTTCCGCAACATCACCATCACCAACTGTATCCTCGAGGGGTGCCGCGGCTTCGCGCTCGAGACGGTAGACGGTGCCTACATCGAAGACATCACGGTCACAAATCTGGTCCTCCGCGGAGCCGTCCACGCGCCCATCTTCCTGCGCCTGGGTACCCGTATGCGTGGGCCGAAGGGCGTAGCGCCCGGTGTCCTGCGCCGCGTCGTCCTCTCGAACTTCACCAGCATTGGCTCGGCGGCGGAGTACCCCTCCATCGTCAGCGGCGTCCCCGGCGTCCTGGTCGAAGACATCAAGATCAGCGACATGTACCTCTCGAATCTCGGTGGCGGCACGGCCGAGTGGGCGGCGATGAACCCGCCCGAGCTGCCCGGAGCTTACCCCGAGGCCAGCATGTTCGGCACGCTGCCCGCGCGCGGCTTCTTCCTGCGCCACGCCCGCAACCTCGAGCTGAGCAACATCGAGATCGCCACGGAGAAGCCGGACCAGCGTCCCGCCGTCTGGGCGCACGAGGTCAACGGCCTGGACATCTTCCGCCTGCGCATGGGCCGCGGCACCCCGGCCTTCGCGCTGAGCAACACCCGCGACTTCCGCAGCTTCGGCAGCCGCGACGCCAAGGACGTAATGCTCGACAAGACCGACCGCTACACCCTCTAA
- a CDS encoding endo-1,4-beta-xylanase has protein sequence MKDHARNSSSNLTRRDLLRTGSAALAASVLSTPLAWAAASDADITGRNSLKAHAHKHGLLTGFAVNVHLLRTDPVYTRILTEQASILVPELALKWVALRPAPDKFDFTDADTFVDFAHKHKIKLRGHTLAWHESIPSWFEATVTKENARHFLEEHIATVVGRYKGKMQSWDVVNEAILPKDKQPGGFRDSPWYKRLGPEYIDIAFRAARQADPKLILTYNDYGVEYDNEEDGERRKVILEFLRSLKTKGVPLDAVGIQSHIKAGSPSTIGKGLREYMAAVREMGLQIYLTELDVNEDDLAYNDVAKRDETIAATYRDFLNVALAEPSVKDLLIWGVGDSHTWLNDGPTHHRKQPNRPQRSLPFDNDYRPKPAFFAIRDAFDHRAKA, from the coding sequence TTGAAAGATCACGCACGCAATAGCAGCTCCAACCTCACACGCAGAGATCTTCTGCGCACCGGCTCCGCCGCCTTGGCCGCTTCTGTGCTTTCCACGCCGCTGGCCTGGGCTGCGGCGTCAGACGCCGACATCACCGGCCGTAACTCCCTGAAGGCTCACGCACACAAGCACGGCCTCCTCACCGGCTTTGCGGTTAACGTCCATCTTCTCCGGACCGATCCCGTCTACACCCGCATTCTGACCGAGCAGGCCAGCATCCTGGTGCCCGAGCTGGCGCTCAAGTGGGTTGCTCTCCGCCCCGCGCCCGACAAGTTCGACTTCACCGACGCCGACACCTTCGTCGACTTCGCCCATAAGCACAAGATCAAGCTTCGCGGCCACACGCTCGCCTGGCACGAGTCCATCCCGTCCTGGTTCGAAGCCACCGTCACCAAGGAGAACGCGCGCCACTTCCTCGAAGAGCACATCGCCACCGTCGTCGGCCGCTACAAGGGCAAGATGCAGTCTTGGGACGTCGTCAACGAGGCCATTCTGCCCAAGGACAAGCAGCCCGGCGGCTTCCGCGACTCACCCTGGTACAAGCGTCTCGGCCCCGAGTACATCGACATCGCCTTCCGCGCCGCTCGCCAGGCTGACCCGAAGCTCATCCTCACCTACAACGACTACGGCGTCGAGTACGACAACGAGGAGGACGGCGAGCGCCGCAAGGTCATCCTCGAGTTCCTGCGCAGCCTCAAGACCAAGGGCGTGCCTCTGGACGCCGTAGGCATCCAGTCCCACATCAAGGCCGGTTCTCCCTCCACCATCGGCAAGGGCCTGCGCGAGTACATGGCCGCCGTTCGCGAGATGGGCCTTCAGATCTACCTCACCGAGCTGGACGTCAACGAGGACGACCTCGCCTACAACGATGTAGCCAAGCGAGACGAGACCATCGCGGCCACCTATCGCGACTTCCTCAACGTCGCTCTCGCCGAGCCCTCCGTCAAGGACCTGCTCATATGGGGTGTCGGCGACAGCCACACCTGGCTCAACGATGGCCCCACTCACCACCGCAAGCAGCCCAACCGGCCCCAGCGCTCGCTGCCCTTCGACAACGACTACCGCCCCAAACCGGCCTTCTTCGCTATCCGCGATGCCTTCGACCATCGCGCCAAAGCCTAG